Proteins co-encoded in one Streptomyces roseochromogenus subsp. oscitans DS 12.976 genomic window:
- the rlmN gene encoding 23S rRNA (adenine(2503)-C(2))-methyltransferase RlmN, which yields MPKPGELTFVAPRGAKKPPRHLADLSPAERKDAVAEIGEKPFRAKQLSQHYFARYAHDPEQWTDIPAGSRGKLQEALFPELMTVVRHLSTDQGTTRKTLWRLFDGTLVESVLMRYPDRVTMCISSQAGCGMNCPFCATGQAGLDRNLSTAEIVHQIVDGMRALRDGEVPGGHARLSNIVFMGMGEPLANYNRVVGAVRALTDPAPDGLGLSQRGITVSTVGLVPAIHRFADEGFKCRLAISLHAPDDELRDTLVPVNTRWKVREVLDAGFEYVEKSGRRLSIEYALIRDINDQAWRGDRLGRLLKGKPVHVNLIPLNPTPGSKWTASRPEDEKAFVEAIAAHGVPVTIRDTRGQEIDGACGQLAATER from the coding sequence ATGCCTAAGCCCGGAGAACTTACTTTCGTCGCACCGCGCGGAGCCAAGAAGCCGCCGCGGCACCTTGCCGATCTCTCGCCCGCCGAGCGCAAGGACGCGGTGGCCGAGATCGGGGAGAAGCCGTTCCGTGCCAAGCAGCTCTCGCAGCACTACTTCGCGCGGTACGCGCACGACCCGGAGCAGTGGACCGACATCCCCGCCGGGTCGCGCGGGAAGCTGCAGGAGGCGCTGTTCCCGGAGCTGATGACCGTCGTACGGCATCTGTCCACCGACCAGGGGACCACGCGCAAGACGCTGTGGCGGCTGTTCGACGGGACGCTCGTCGAGTCCGTGCTGATGCGGTATCCGGACCGGGTCACCATGTGCATCAGCTCGCAGGCCGGATGCGGGATGAACTGTCCCTTCTGCGCCACCGGGCAGGCCGGGCTGGACCGGAATCTGTCCACCGCTGAGATCGTGCACCAGATCGTCGACGGGATGCGCGCGCTGCGGGACGGCGAGGTGCCCGGCGGGCACGCGCGGCTGTCCAACATCGTCTTCATGGGCATGGGCGAGCCGCTCGCCAACTACAACCGAGTCGTGGGAGCCGTCCGGGCACTCACCGACCCCGCCCCCGACGGGCTCGGGCTCTCGCAGCGCGGGATCACTGTCTCGACCGTCGGGCTGGTGCCGGCCATCCACCGGTTCGCCGACGAGGGCTTCAAGTGCCGGCTCGCGATCTCCCTGCACGCCCCCGACGACGAGCTGCGCGACACCCTCGTCCCCGTGAACACGCGGTGGAAGGTGCGCGAGGTGCTGGACGCCGGGTTCGAGTACGTCGAGAAGAGCGGGCGCCGGCTGTCCATCGAGTACGCGCTGATCCGCGACATCAATGACCAGGCGTGGCGCGGTGACCGGCTCGGGCGGCTGCTCAAGGGCAAGCCCGTGCACGTCAATCTCATTCCGCTGAACCCGACGCCGGGCTCGAAGTGGACGGCCTCGCGGCCCGAGGACGAGAAGGCCTTCGTCGAAGCCATCGCCGCGCACGGCGTGCCCGTCACCATCCGGGACACCCGTGGGCAGGAGATCGACGGAGCCTGTGGTCAGCTCGCGGCCACCGAGCGGTAA
- a CDS encoding ABC transporter ATP-binding protein, which translates to MLLSLAAATVRFGGRAVLDAVDLDVAEHEVVCVLGPSGSGKSTLLRAVAGLQPLSGGRVVLDGRDQTGVPAHKRGVGLMFQDHQLFPQRDVGANVAFGPRMQGAAKGERDTQVGQLLELVGLPGAARRAVAGLSGGEQQRVALARALAPEPRLLMLDEPLGQLDRSLRERLVVELRELFGRLGTTVLAVTHDQGEAFALADRVVVMRDGRIAQSGTPLEVWQRPADAFVARFLGFDNVVEATVAGAAADSPWGKLPVPDGSPQGARTLLVRPAGVRLVAADAGLPCTVAARTFKGTHVAVHLRPGDDGPRLEAACALRDAPEAGDAVGVEFDAAEIVVLD; encoded by the coding sequence ATGCTGCTCAGTCTCGCTGCCGCGACCGTGCGCTTCGGCGGGCGGGCCGTACTCGACGCGGTCGACCTCGACGTCGCCGAGCACGAGGTGGTGTGCGTCCTCGGGCCCAGCGGCAGCGGGAAGTCGACCCTGCTGCGGGCGGTCGCCGGGCTTCAGCCCCTGTCCGGCGGACGGGTCGTGCTCGACGGCCGGGACCAGACGGGCGTACCCGCGCACAAGCGGGGCGTCGGCCTGATGTTCCAGGACCACCAGCTCTTCCCGCAGCGGGACGTCGGCGCGAACGTGGCGTTCGGGCCGCGGATGCAGGGCGCCGCCAAGGGCGAACGGGACACGCAGGTCGGGCAGTTGCTGGAACTGGTCGGACTGCCGGGAGCCGCCCGGCGGGCCGTGGCCGGGCTGTCCGGTGGCGAGCAGCAGCGCGTGGCCCTCGCCCGCGCGCTCGCGCCCGAGCCCCGGCTGCTGATGCTGGACGAGCCGCTCGGCCAGCTCGACCGCTCGTTGCGGGAACGCCTGGTGGTCGAACTGCGGGAGCTGTTCGGCCGGTTGGGGACGACCGTGCTCGCCGTGACCCACGACCAGGGCGAGGCGTTCGCGCTGGCCGACCGGGTGGTGGTGATGCGGGACGGGCGGATCGCGCAGTCCGGCACGCCGCTGGAGGTGTGGCAGCGCCCGGCCGACGCGTTCGTGGCCCGCTTCCTCGGCTTCGACAACGTGGTCGAGGCGACCGTCGCCGGTGCGGCCGCCGACAGCCCCTGGGGAAAGCTCCCGGTGCCCGACGGCTCCCCGCAGGGCGCGCGCACCCTGCTGGTCCGGCCCGCCGGGGTACGGCTCGTGGCGGCCGACGCCGGCCTGCCCTGCACGGTGGCCGCCCGCACCTTCAAGGGCACCCATGTGGCCGTCCACCTCCGGCCCGGCGACGACGGGCCGCGCCTGGAGGCGGCCTGTGCGCTGCGGGACGCGCCGGAGGCCGGGGACGCGGTGGGCGTGGAGTTCGACGCGGCCGAAATCGTCGTGCTGGACTGA
- a CDS encoding LAETG motif-containing sortase-dependent surface protein yields the protein MRALGVVSASAAVVLGVAGSALACNISDFSAEAKCDGQKGIIVVTDTDLSGTPATITVFRQNAGGVEKQIGEQEVKGSAEGAQVTFQENWQPNATYRVHVKATTILDRDITPILSSPAVSCKTGSPTPPASSTPKPSPSKSAPAESPTPSASASSSAPASAAPSNAPSPAAGSSNLAETGADSNTGLIAGIAGALVAVGGGAVFFGMRRRGTRGNG from the coding sequence GTGCGCGCTCTGGGTGTTGTGTCCGCTTCTGCCGCGGTCGTGCTGGGAGTGGCCGGCTCCGCGCTCGCGTGCAACATCAGTGACTTCTCCGCCGAAGCCAAGTGCGACGGCCAGAAGGGCATCATCGTCGTCACCGACACCGACCTCTCAGGCACTCCTGCCACCATCACCGTGTTCCGCCAGAATGCGGGCGGGGTCGAGAAGCAGATCGGCGAGCAGGAGGTCAAGGGCTCGGCCGAGGGCGCCCAGGTCACCTTCCAGGAGAACTGGCAGCCGAACGCGACCTACCGCGTCCACGTCAAGGCGACCACCATCCTCGACAGGGACATCACGCCCATCCTCAGCAGCCCGGCCGTAAGCTGCAAGACCGGCAGCCCGACCCCGCCGGCCTCCTCGACGCCGAAGCCGTCGCCGTCGAAGTCCGCCCCGGCCGAGTCCCCGACCCCGTCGGCCTCCGCGTCCAGCTCCGCCCCGGCGAGCGCGGCACCGAGCAACGCGCCGTCCCCGGCGGCCGGCAGCTCGAACCTCGCCGAGACCGGTGCCGACTCCAACACCGGTCTGATCGCCGGCATCGCGGGTGCGCTGGTCGCCGTCGGCGGTGGCGCGGTCTTCTTCGGCATGCGCCGTCGTGGGACCCGCGGCAACGGCTGA
- a CDS encoding ABC transporter permease, protein MALPVAFFALFFAWPVAAIVARGLKVDGAWQFGRITDVLTQPDIRHVLWFTTWQALASTALTLLLALPAAHVFARLDFPGKQLLRAVVTVPFVLPTVVVGTAFLALVGRGGLLDEVGGVRLDTTVWAILLAHVFFNYAVVVRTVGGLWAQLDPRQEEAARMLGASPFHAWRKVTLPALAPAVAAAALMVFLFTFTSFGVVQILGGPAFSTLEVEIYRQTSEVFDLSTAAVLTLVQFVAVGAILAVHAWTVRRRETPLRLVASEVTARRPRGAGQWALLAGVLATIALLLVLPLAVLVRRSLDAPGFGYYRALMNADGGTFLVAPIHAVWTSLQYAVAATVIAVVIGGLAAAALARRDAGRLVRGFDALLMLPLGVSAVTVGFGFLIALDKPPLDLRQSWILVPLAQALVGAPFVVRTMLPVLRAVDGRLREAAAVLGASPWRVWREVDLPLVRRALLVAAGFAFAVSLGEFGATVFIARPDNPTLPVAVARLLSRPGDLNYGQAMALSTILMVVCAAALLILERLRTDRTGEF, encoded by the coding sequence ATGGCCCTGCCCGTCGCGTTCTTCGCGCTGTTCTTCGCCTGGCCCGTGGCCGCGATCGTCGCGCGCGGACTGAAGGTGGACGGCGCCTGGCAGTTCGGGCGGATCACGGACGTGCTCACACAGCCGGACATCCGGCACGTGCTGTGGTTCACCACCTGGCAGGCGCTCGCCTCCACCGCGCTCACCCTGCTGCTCGCACTGCCCGCCGCCCATGTCTTCGCCCGCCTGGACTTCCCGGGCAAACAGCTGCTGCGGGCCGTGGTCACCGTGCCGTTCGTGCTGCCGACGGTCGTCGTCGGCACCGCCTTCCTGGCGCTGGTCGGCCGGGGCGGCCTGCTGGACGAGGTGGGGGGCGTACGGCTGGACACCACGGTGTGGGCGATCCTGCTGGCGCACGTCTTCTTCAACTACGCGGTCGTCGTACGGACCGTCGGCGGGCTGTGGGCCCAGCTCGACCCCCGGCAGGAGGAGGCCGCCCGGATGCTGGGCGCCTCGCCGTTCCACGCCTGGCGGAAGGTGACCCTGCCCGCGCTGGCGCCCGCCGTGGCCGCCGCCGCGCTGATGGTGTTCCTGTTCACCTTCACCTCCTTCGGCGTCGTCCAGATCCTCGGCGGCCCCGCCTTCTCCACGCTCGAAGTGGAGATCTACCGGCAGACCTCCGAGGTCTTCGACCTCTCCACGGCCGCCGTCCTGACCCTCGTCCAGTTCGTCGCCGTCGGCGCGATCCTCGCCGTGCACGCCTGGACGGTACGGCGCCGGGAGACTCCCCTGCGGCTCGTCGCCTCCGAGGTGACCGCCCGCCGCCCGCGCGGCGCCGGCCAATGGGCCCTGCTGGCCGGTGTCCTCGCCACCATCGCGCTGCTCCTCGTCCTGCCGCTCGCCGTTCTCGTCCGCCGCTCGCTCGACGCGCCCGGCTTCGGCTACTATCGCGCATTGATGAACGCCGACGGCGGTACGTTCCTGGTGGCGCCGATCCACGCGGTGTGGACCTCGCTGCAGTACGCCGTCGCTGCCACCGTCATCGCCGTGGTGATCGGAGGTCTCGCCGCCGCCGCGCTGGCCCGCCGGGATGCGGGACGTCTGGTGCGGGGCTTCGACGCGCTGCTGATGCTGCCGCTCGGCGTGTCCGCCGTGACCGTCGGCTTCGGCTTCCTGATCGCGCTCGACAAGCCGCCACTGGACCTCAGACAGTCCTGGATTCTCGTCCCGCTCGCACAGGCACTGGTGGGCGCCCCCTTCGTCGTACGCACCATGCTGCCCGTCCTGCGTGCCGTGGACGGACGGCTGCGGGAGGCGGCGGCCGTGCTCGGGGCCTCGCCGTGGCGGGTGTGGCGGGAGGTGGATCTGCCGCTGGTGCGGCGGGCGCTGCTGGTCGCTGCCGGGTTCGCGTTCGCCGTCTCGCTCGGCGAGTTCGGGGCCACCGTGTTCATCGCCCGGCCCGACAACCCGACGCTACCGGTCGCCGTGGCCCGGCTGCTCAGCCGTCCCGGCGATCTCAACTACGGCCAGGCGATGGCCCTCTCGACCATTCTGATGGTGGTGTGCGCCGCCGCACTGCTGATCCTGGAGCGGCTGCGCACCGACCGGACGGGGGAGTTCTGA
- a CDS encoding DUF4231 domain-containing protein, whose product MTTDVLIQHRREIADLKQRIKNRRLQVIGLYGTPPLAIAVLLAWAGLKMLLWLHSSMPSALNGILGGMAFLLGVAFVAQALVEFHSDFSDVWRDRQTSVRELKLELSLAEERHILEARRRTPPPMDRQSSYKERLPGEISRLREESRHYRRVHLLMQWLLFVSSSAVSAVTAWYDPPQPAKGALIGLGSIVTVITAAAGYFKPRERAFNLQQTADSIEQHANALELGIAPYNMTEDERNLELFATTVEGLRAEQRMREQQLDQPQQGQQQVI is encoded by the coding sequence ATGACCACGGACGTGCTAATCCAGCATCGTCGTGAAATTGCAGATCTCAAGCAACGTATCAAGAACCGCCGCCTTCAAGTGATCGGTCTGTACGGAACTCCACCTCTAGCCATTGCCGTGCTCTTGGCGTGGGCTGGTTTGAAGATGCTTCTATGGCTGCATTCGAGTATGCCAAGTGCACTCAACGGAATCCTTGGCGGTATGGCATTTCTACTAGGCGTGGCTTTTGTCGCACAGGCGCTAGTTGAGTTCCATAGCGACTTCAGCGACGTATGGAGAGATCGACAGACCTCGGTCCGAGAGCTCAAGCTCGAACTTTCCTTGGCTGAAGAGCGTCATATTCTCGAAGCCAGGCGGCGTACCCCTCCACCAATGGATCGGCAGTCTTCCTATAAGGAAAGACTGCCGGGGGAGATATCTCGATTGCGTGAAGAGTCGCGGCATTATCGCCGTGTGCATCTCCTGATGCAATGGCTCCTCTTCGTTAGCTCATCGGCTGTTTCAGCTGTTACTGCTTGGTATGACCCGCCCCAGCCCGCAAAGGGTGCTCTCATCGGCCTTGGTTCCATCGTGACTGTGATTACTGCTGCAGCTGGTTACTTCAAACCCCGAGAGCGTGCTTTCAACCTTCAGCAGACGGCCGACAGTATCGAGCAGCACGCTAACGCTCTTGAGCTGGGAATTGCTCCGTACAACATGACTGAGGATGAAAGGAACCTGGAACTATTCGCAACCACCGTAGAAGGATTGCGCGCCGAGCAGCGAATGCGAGAGCAGCAACTTGATCAGCCACAGCAGGGGCAGCAGCAAGTCATCTAG
- a CDS encoding thiamine ABC transporter substrate-binding protein → MHKKTLVAAAVGLGLISLSACGTSETKSSSADSKTVTLVSHDSWAVSKSVLDDFEKQSGYKVHVLKDGDAGQAVNKAILTKDNPQGDVFFGVDNTLLSRALDNGLFESYTAKGLDKVGAAYQLDQAQHRVTPVDYGDICVNYDKAYFGKHKLTPPQSFADLAKPEYKNLLVTENAATSSPGLGFLLGSAAQFGDQGWQDYWKKLKANGVKVVDGWEQAYYQEFSGSSEGRKAGGDRPLVVSYASSPPAEVIYAKKRPSTAPTGVANGTCFRQIEFAGLLSNAKNPKGAKAFIDFLVSREFQEDMPLNMYVYPVLKGAKVPAEFTAYGPAAQHPETMAPGKIAANRDQWVKSWTSLVLK, encoded by the coding sequence GTGCACAAGAAGACCCTCGTGGCCGCTGCGGTCGGCCTCGGACTCATCAGCCTGTCCGCATGCGGTACCAGCGAGACGAAGTCGTCGTCCGCGGACTCCAAGACCGTCACCCTCGTCAGCCACGACTCATGGGCCGTCTCCAAGAGCGTGCTCGACGACTTCGAGAAGCAGAGCGGGTACAAGGTCCACGTCCTCAAGGACGGCGACGCAGGGCAGGCCGTCAACAAGGCGATCCTCACTAAGGACAACCCGCAGGGCGACGTCTTCTTCGGCGTCGACAACACCCTGCTGTCCCGCGCCCTCGACAACGGCCTCTTCGAGTCGTACACCGCCAAGGGCCTCGACAAGGTCGGCGCCGCCTACCAACTCGACCAGGCACAGCACCGGGTCACGCCCGTCGACTACGGCGACATCTGCGTCAACTACGACAAGGCCTACTTCGGCAAGCACAAGCTGACCCCGCCGCAGTCCTTCGCCGACCTGGCCAAGCCCGAGTACAAGAACCTCCTCGTCACGGAGAACGCCGCCACCTCCTCGCCCGGCCTCGGCTTCCTGCTGGGCAGCGCCGCGCAGTTCGGCGACCAGGGCTGGCAGGACTACTGGAAGAAGCTCAAGGCCAACGGCGTCAAGGTCGTCGACGGCTGGGAGCAGGCCTACTACCAGGAATTCTCCGGCTCCTCCGAGGGCAGGAAGGCCGGCGGTGACCGGCCGCTGGTGGTGTCGTACGCCTCCTCGCCGCCCGCCGAGGTGATCTACGCCAAGAAGCGGCCCAGCACCGCCCCGACCGGCGTGGCGAACGGCACCTGCTTCCGGCAGATCGAGTTCGCCGGACTGCTCAGCAACGCCAAGAACCCCAAGGGTGCCAAGGCGTTCATCGACTTCCTGGTTTCCAGGGAGTTCCAGGAGGACATGCCGCTGAACATGTACGTCTACCCGGTGCTGAAGGGCGCCAAGGTGCCCGCCGAGTTCACCGCGTACGGCCCGGCCGCCCAGCATCCCGAGACCATGGCCCCCGGCAAGATCGCCGCCAACCGCGACCAGTGGGTCAAGTCGTGGACCTCGCTCGTACTGAAGTAG
- a CDS encoding ABC transporter ATP-binding protein: protein MEAPPDNDVLWARALHFRHPDGSPGLAGVSLAVREGEILAVIGPRGSGKTTLLRCLSGLVPVREGEVWFNSTPLHTLGPMRRERLRRDRFGWIDPAPVLVPELNAWENVALPLMLRGAGRRRAKVAALEWLERLDVGDKARNRPHALHQAERQRVSIARALAPAPMVLFADEPTAPLHRSDRTHVLRTLTSATRSHGITMVLASLDPQAAALADRAIGLLDGRSMRTVLLPDAPDTEGRAACSLSV, encoded by the coding sequence ATGGAGGCCCCGCCGGACAACGACGTGCTCTGGGCACGCGCGCTGCACTTCAGGCACCCCGACGGGTCGCCCGGACTCGCCGGGGTCTCGCTCGCCGTACGCGAGGGCGAGATCCTCGCCGTCATCGGCCCGCGCGGCAGCGGGAAGACGACGCTGCTGCGCTGTCTGTCCGGTCTGGTGCCGGTGCGCGAGGGCGAGGTGTGGTTCAACAGCACGCCCTTGCACACCCTGGGCCCGATGCGCCGCGAGCGGCTGCGCCGGGACCGCTTCGGCTGGATCGACCCCGCGCCGGTCCTGGTCCCCGAGCTGAACGCCTGGGAGAACGTCGCACTCCCGCTGATGCTGCGCGGCGCCGGCCGCCGCAGGGCGAAGGTCGCCGCGCTGGAGTGGCTGGAACGGCTCGACGTCGGCGACAAGGCCCGCAACCGCCCGCACGCCCTCCACCAGGCCGAACGGCAGCGCGTCTCGATCGCCCGGGCGCTGGCCCCGGCCCCCATGGTCCTCTTCGCCGACGAGCCGACGGCACCACTGCACCGCTCCGACCGCACCCATGTGCTGCGGACGCTCACCTCGGCCACCCGCTCGCACGGCATCACCATGGTCCTCGCCTCGCTCGACCCCCAGGCCGCCGCCCTCGCCGACCGCGCCATCGGCCTGCTGGACGGCCGCAGCATGCGCACCGTGCTGCTGCCCGACGCCCCCGACACGGAAGGCCGGGCCGCGTGCTCGCTCTCCGTCTGA
- a CDS encoding aspartate aminotransferase family protein yields MSTKDLSRTAYDHLWMHFTRMSSYENSPVPTIVRGEGTYIYDDKGKRYLDGLAGLFVVQAGHGRTELAETAFKQAQELAFFPVWSYAHPKAVELAERLADYAPGDLNKVFFTTGGGEAVETAWKLAKQYFKLQGKPTKYKVISRAVAYHGTPQGALSITGLPGLKAPFEPLVPGAHKVPNTNIYRAPIFGDDPEAFGRWAADQIEQQILFEGPDTVAAVFLEPVQNAGGCFPPPPGYFQRVREICDQYDVLLVSDEVICAFGRLGTMFACDKFGYVPDMITCAKGMTSGYSPIGACIISDKLAEPFYKGDNTFLHGYTFGGHPVSAAVGLANLDLFERENINQHVLDNEGAFLQTLQKLHDLPIVGDVRGNGFFYGIELVKDKNTKESFNEEETERVLYGFLSKALYENGLYCRADDRGDPVVQLAPPLISNQETFDEIEQILRATLTEAWTKL; encoded by the coding sequence GTGAGCACCAAGGACCTCAGCCGCACCGCGTACGACCACCTGTGGATGCACTTCACCCGCATGTCCTCGTACGAGAACTCCCCGGTCCCGACCATCGTCCGGGGTGAGGGCACCTACATCTACGACGACAAGGGCAAGCGCTACCTCGACGGTCTCGCGGGTCTGTTCGTGGTCCAGGCCGGTCACGGCCGTACGGAACTCGCCGAGACCGCGTTCAAGCAGGCGCAGGAGCTGGCCTTCTTCCCGGTGTGGTCCTACGCCCACCCGAAGGCCGTCGAGCTGGCCGAGCGCCTCGCCGACTACGCCCCGGGCGACCTGAACAAGGTCTTCTTCACCACCGGCGGCGGCGAGGCCGTCGAGACCGCCTGGAAGCTCGCCAAGCAGTACTTCAAGCTGCAGGGCAAGCCGACCAAGTACAAGGTCATCTCGCGTGCGGTCGCCTACCACGGCACCCCGCAGGGCGCCCTGTCCATCACGGGTCTGCCCGGTCTGAAGGCGCCGTTCGAGCCGCTCGTCCCGGGCGCGCACAAGGTGCCGAACACCAACATCTACCGCGCCCCGATCTTCGGCGACGACCCGGAGGCCTTCGGCCGCTGGGCCGCCGACCAGATCGAGCAGCAGATCCTCTTCGAGGGCCCGGACACCGTCGCCGCGGTCTTCCTGGAGCCGGTGCAGAACGCCGGCGGCTGCTTCCCGCCGCCGCCCGGCTACTTCCAGCGCGTGCGCGAGATCTGCGACCAGTACGACGTGCTGCTCGTGTCGGACGAGGTCATCTGCGCCTTCGGCCGCCTGGGCACGATGTTCGCCTGCGACAAGTTCGGCTACGTCCCGGACATGATCACCTGCGCCAAGGGCATGACCTCGGGCTACTCCCCGATCGGCGCCTGCATCATCTCCGACAAGCTCGCCGAGCCCTTCTACAAGGGCGACAACACCTTCCTGCACGGCTACACCTTCGGCGGCCACCCGGTCTCCGCGGCCGTGGGTCTCGCCAACCTCGACCTGTTCGAGCGCGAGAACATCAACCAGCACGTGCTGGACAACGAGGGCGCCTTCCTGCAGACGCTGCAGAAGCTGCACGACCTGCCGATCGTCGGCGACGTCCGCGGCAACGGCTTCTTCTACGGCATCGAGCTGGTGAAGGACAAGAACACCAAGGAGTCCTTCAACGAGGAGGAGACCGAGCGCGTCCTGTACGGCTTCCTCTCCAAGGCGCTCTACGAGAACGGCCTGTACTGCCGTGCCGACGACCGCGGCGACCCGGTCGTCCAGCTCGCCCCGCCGCTGATCTCCAACCAGGAGACCTTCGACGAGATCGAGCAGATCCTGCGCGCCACCCTCACGGAGGCGTGGACGAAGCTCTGA
- a CDS encoding maleylpyruvate isomerase family mycothiol-dependent enzyme has translation MTLLAHDRYCDEIARQVEQLRAVVTSRADLSATVPTCPDWSLEDLVRHMGGALRWVDALVRSRARENIPPERIPLHEGPEKRGDAAALDQWLAQTGDLVVGALREAGPDTEVWAWAGVANAGFWARRMTHEITVHRADATLAAGLPYELAPDVAADALDEWLQLVEWVQRNMPKDPARDLSRPGSSIHLHATDTDPALNAEWLVELGEEAIVWRRGHEKATVALRGPVASVLLAFYGRLPLDSPGLEILGERELLEFWLDRAKFG, from the coding sequence ATGACGTTGCTCGCGCATGACCGTTACTGTGACGAAATCGCCCGCCAGGTAGAGCAGTTGAGAGCCGTGGTGACCTCCCGAGCCGACCTCTCCGCGACCGTGCCGACGTGCCCGGACTGGTCGCTGGAGGATCTCGTACGGCATATGGGTGGCGCCCTGCGCTGGGTCGATGCCCTGGTGCGGAGCCGGGCGCGGGAGAACATCCCGCCCGAGCGGATCCCGCTGCACGAGGGCCCCGAGAAGCGGGGTGACGCGGCCGCTCTGGACCAGTGGCTCGCTCAGACCGGGGACCTGGTCGTCGGCGCGCTGCGCGAGGCCGGGCCGGACACCGAGGTGTGGGCCTGGGCCGGGGTGGCGAACGCGGGGTTCTGGGCGCGCCGGATGACCCACGAGATCACCGTGCACCGCGCCGACGCCACGCTCGCCGCCGGGCTGCCGTACGAGCTCGCGCCGGACGTCGCCGCGGACGCGCTGGACGAGTGGCTTCAACTGGTGGAGTGGGTGCAGCGGAACATGCCGAAGGACCCGGCGCGGGACCTGAGCCGGCCGGGCAGCAGCATCCACCTGCACGCCACCGACACCGACCCGGCGCTGAACGCCGAGTGGCTGGTCGAGCTGGGCGAGGAGGCGATCGTCTGGCGGCGCGGGCACGAGAAGGCCACGGTCGCCCTGCGCGGCCCGGTCGCCTCCGTGCTGCTCGCCTTCTACGGCCGGCTGCCCCTGGACAGCCCCGGACTGGAGATCCTGGGCGAGCGGGAGCTGCTGGAGTTCTGGCTGGACCGGGCGAAGTTCGGCTGA
- a CDS encoding Lrp/AsnC family transcriptional regulator codes for MHSEAVASRSADQRDSSRESRNGTPQLDAVSLAIIQQLQEDGRRPYAAIGKAVGLSEAAVRQRVQKLLDQGVMQIVAVTDPLTVGFRRQAMVGINVEGDVESIADALTGMSEVEYVVMTAGSFDILAEIVCEDDDHLLDVINKRIRSLPGVRSTESFVYLKLKKQTYMWGTR; via the coding sequence GTGCACAGTGAGGCCGTGGCCAGTCGAAGCGCAGACCAGAGGGACTCGTCCCGCGAGTCCAGGAACGGCACCCCCCAGCTGGATGCCGTCTCCCTCGCCATCATTCAGCAGCTCCAGGAGGACGGCCGCAGGCCGTACGCCGCGATCGGCAAGGCCGTCGGCCTTTCGGAGGCGGCCGTGCGCCAGCGCGTCCAGAAGCTGCTGGACCAGGGCGTGATGCAGATCGTCGCCGTCACGGACCCGCTCACCGTGGGCTTCCGCCGGCAGGCGATGGTCGGGATCAACGTCGAGGGCGATGTCGAGTCGATCGCGGACGCGCTGACCGGCATGTCGGAAGTCGAGTACGTGGTGATGACCGCGGGCTCGTTCGACATCCTCGCCGAGATCGTCTGCGAGGACGACGACCACCTGCTGGACGTCATCAACAAACGCATCCGGTCCCTGCCCGGCGTGCGCTCAACCGAAAGCTTCGTCTACCTGAAGCTGAAGAAGCAGACCTACATGTGGGGAACCCGATAA
- a CDS encoding VOC family protein — protein sequence MYQQMIFVNLPVNDLDASKKFFTELGYTINPQFSDENAASVVISDTIVAMLLTKPFYSTFTKKEIADATTTSEVLVCLSAESREKVDELVDKAIAAGGTATGQTQDHGFMYGRAFDDLDGHTWEVMWMDPSAIQG from the coding sequence ATGTACCAGCAGATGATCTTCGTGAACCTGCCCGTGAACGACCTCGACGCCTCGAAGAAGTTCTTCACGGAACTCGGCTACACGATCAACCCGCAGTTCAGCGACGAGAACGCGGCCTCCGTGGTGATCAGCGACACCATCGTCGCGATGCTGCTCACCAAGCCGTTCTACTCGACCTTCACCAAGAAAGAGATCGCCGACGCCACCACGACCAGCGAGGTGCTCGTCTGTCTGAGCGCCGAGAGCCGCGAGAAGGTGGACGAGCTGGTCGACAAGGCGATCGCGGCGGGCGGCACGGCCACCGGCCAGACCCAGGACCACGGCTTCATGTACGGCCGCGCCTTCGACGACCTCGACGGCCACACCTGGGAGGTCATGTGGATGGACCCGTCCGCGATCCAGGGCTGA